Proteins encoded by one window of Enterococcus faecalis:
- a CDS encoding sensor histidine kinase: MKYLYQQLLAFIGVIALIILIVGTSFTQLTKRTMQENNYEQLYGYAESALETRDFFINVAGVSDRDVLSYSFQLTERVLQKQDVQFVFINKDREVQYPPVDSTKKLDFSLIDKNWDQIMKGNRVYATENIDIYGARNTSSYVMLPVYASNQSSDKKVIIGSLVITQPAKNVDRSVQSVTQNLIKGFIFSGVIALLLSYLFATFQVKRINRMRKATKEITSGNFDIQLPVHDKDEFDDLAEDFNKMAASLKESQEEINRQEERRRQFMADASHEMRTPLTTINGLLEGLQYNAIPENQKENAIKLMQNETARLIRLVNENLDYEKIRTNQIQIVVKKFNGTEALENIVTQLTAKAEAAGNQLYLDTTEPIDVYADYDRFVQVVVNIVQNAIQFTENGEIHIALEKGYLETIVRISDTGIGMTEEQILNIWDRYYKVDPSRKNTKYGESGLGLPIVQQLVRLHKGKINVESEPGKGTTFIISFPDVEITEN; the protein is encoded by the coding sequence ATGAAGTATTTGTATCAACAATTACTTGCTTTTATAGGTGTGATTGCTCTGATTATTCTCATTGTCGGAACGTCTTTCACACAATTGACCAAGCGCACAATGCAAGAAAATAACTATGAACAGCTGTATGGTTATGCAGAATCGGCTTTAGAAACACGTGACTTTTTTATTAATGTCGCAGGCGTTTCGGATCGAGATGTTTTATCCTATTCATTTCAGTTGACTGAACGTGTACTCCAGAAGCAAGATGTGCAATTTGTGTTTATTAACAAGGACCGCGAAGTGCAGTACCCACCAGTTGATAGCACGAAAAAATTAGACTTTTCCTTAATCGATAAAAATTGGGATCAAATCATGAAAGGCAATCGTGTTTATGCAACAGAAAACATTGATATTTACGGGGCCCGAAATACTTCGTCCTATGTAATGTTACCGGTGTATGCATCAAATCAGTCTTCTGATAAAAAAGTGATTATTGGTTCACTCGTTATTACACAACCTGCCAAAAACGTTGACCGAAGTGTTCAGTCCGTGACACAAAACTTGATTAAAGGCTTTATTTTTTCTGGTGTGATTGCCTTGTTACTAAGTTATCTATTTGCGACTTTCCAAGTGAAACGAATTAATCGGATGCGTAAAGCTACCAAAGAAATTACTAGTGGAAATTTTGATATTCAATTACCGGTTCATGACAAAGATGAATTTGATGACCTAGCAGAAGATTTTAATAAAATGGCTGCGTCTTTAAAAGAATCACAAGAAGAAATCAATCGGCAAGAAGAGCGTCGTCGTCAATTTATGGCGGATGCCTCTCATGAAATGCGGACGCCTTTAACAACTATTAATGGCTTGTTAGAGGGATTGCAGTATAATGCTATTCCTGAAAATCAAAAAGAGAATGCGATTAAACTGATGCAAAATGAGACCGCTCGCTTGATTCGCTTAGTCAATGAAAATCTTGATTATGAAAAAATTCGGACCAACCAGATTCAAATTGTTGTGAAGAAGTTCAACGGAACAGAAGCTTTAGAAAATATTGTGACTCAACTAACGGCCAAAGCTGAAGCCGCTGGTAATCAATTGTATTTAGACACCACCGAACCAATTGATGTGTATGCCGATTATGATCGTTTCGTTCAAGTAGTTGTCAATATTGTTCAAAATGCTATCCAATTTACTGAAAATGGCGAAATTCATATTGCTTTAGAAAAAGGCTATTTAGAAACTATTGTCCGTATTTCTGATACAGGAATCGGCATGACGGAAGAGCAAATTCTGAATATCTGGGATCGTTATTACAAAGTAGATCCATCCCGTAAAAATACGAAATATGGAGAATCAGGATTAGGCTTACCAATCGTTCAACAATTGGTCCGCTTGCATAAAGGAAAAATCAATGTTGAAAGTGAACCTGGTAAAGGCACCACATTTATTATTTCATTTCCTGATGTTGAAATCACTGAAAACTAA
- a CDS encoding Cof-type HAD-IIB family hydrolase, giving the protein MDKMKAITFFDLDGTLLDGTSQITPEITAAVAALKDNQILPLIATGRTLCEIQPIMKASGIDSAIVMNGQFIHYEGKTIYSDEFTTEECVLLHEHVKQRGHELAFYNERRIFCTGHTGTVKQAYDYIHSAVPEIDPTGYENDAVNMMLVLSQHGDDDEYYYERFPELTFYRNGPFSIDIVRKGVSKGSGVKNLFNTLGLNGIPTYAFGDGINDLALFEACDYGIAMGNAREELKEKATFISTKNTENGIVNGLKKFDLL; this is encoded by the coding sequence ATGGATAAAATGAAAGCTATTACTTTTTTTGATTTAGATGGAACTTTGTTAGATGGAACATCGCAAATAACTCCTGAGATTACCGCAGCAGTGGCGGCCTTGAAAGACAATCAAATTTTACCTTTAATTGCGACAGGTCGGACCTTGTGTGAGATTCAGCCAATCATGAAAGCCAGTGGCATTGATTCTGCGATTGTAATGAACGGGCAATTTATTCATTATGAAGGAAAAACGATTTATTCAGATGAATTTACAACAGAGGAATGTGTTTTACTGCATGAACATGTCAAACAGCGTGGTCATGAATTGGCTTTTTACAATGAGCGCCGTATTTTTTGTACAGGGCATACTGGCACAGTGAAACAAGCCTATGATTATATTCATTCAGCTGTTCCAGAAATTGATCCCACAGGTTATGAGAATGATGCCGTCAACATGATGTTGGTCTTAAGTCAACATGGCGATGATGATGAATATTACTATGAGCGGTTTCCTGAATTGACCTTTTATCGCAATGGTCCTTTTTCAATTGATATTGTTCGTAAAGGGGTCTCTAAAGGCTCTGGTGTCAAAAATCTTTTTAACACCTTGGGATTAAACGGCATTCCCACTTATGCCTTTGGTGATGGCATCAATGATTTGGCGCTGTTTGAGGCCTGTGATTATGGAATTGCCATGGGTAATGCGCGAGAAGAACTAAAAGAAAAAGCCACCTTTATTTCAACTAAAAATACTGAGAATGGCATTGTTAATGGCTTGAAAAAATTTGATTTACTATAA
- a CDS encoding response regulator transcription factor has translation MNILMIEDNESVSEMMQMFFLNEGWEATFKDDGKEGLATFLASPEKWDMITLDLNLPSMDGMAVCREIRKVSANVPIIMLTARDSESDQVIGLEMGADDYVTKPFSPLTLIARMKALHRRAEVAEAAHDTSENTDETFDVITDHFKMNTKTRETYLDNQLIEGLTPKEFDLLYTLAKKPRQVFSREQLLELVWDYQYFGDERTVDAHIKKLRQKIEKVGPQVIQTVWGVGYKFDDSGVA, from the coding sequence ATGAATATATTAATGATTGAAGACAATGAATCCGTCTCAGAAATGATGCAAATGTTTTTCTTAAATGAAGGGTGGGAAGCTACCTTTAAAGATGATGGCAAAGAAGGATTGGCAACTTTTCTTGCTTCGCCAGAAAAATGGGACATGATTACGTTAGATTTAAACTTACCTAGTATGGATGGGATGGCTGTTTGTCGTGAAATTCGCAAAGTTTCAGCCAATGTTCCCATTATTATGTTGACCGCTCGTGATTCTGAAAGTGACCAAGTAATTGGCCTTGAAATGGGTGCGGATGATTATGTGACAAAACCATTTAGTCCATTAACTTTGATTGCACGGATGAAAGCTCTACATCGTCGTGCCGAGGTGGCAGAGGCTGCGCATGATACGTCTGAGAATACAGATGAAACGTTTGATGTGATTACGGATCATTTTAAAATGAATACGAAAACACGAGAAACATATTTAGATAATCAATTAATTGAAGGCTTAACACCTAAAGAATTTGATTTGCTATACACTTTAGCAAAAAAACCACGCCAAGTCTTTTCACGCGAACAACTACTAGAATTGGTTTGGGACTATCAATACTTTGGCGATGAACGGACAGTTGATGCCCATATCAAAAAATTACGACAAAAAATTGAAAAAGTGGGTCCTCAAGTCATCCAAACGGTTTGGGGCGTAGGGTATAAATTCGACGATTCAGGTGTTGCTTAA